The following proteins are encoded in a genomic region of Actinomadura sp. NAK00032:
- a CDS encoding VWA domain-containing protein, protein MRRWRLVLGGERADGTGVSLTGDDARMDGALEKLYGGGGDEGRPRPGRRSAGLGDSAPSVARWLGDIREYFPSSVVQVMQKDAIERLDLTRLLLEPEMLDAVEPDVHLVGTLLSLNRVMPDRARESARAVVRAVVRDLERRLAQRTRSAVGGALDRSARVLRPRRLADVDWERTIRANLRHYLPEHGTLVPERLIGYGRRRQAVKRDVVLAVDQSGSMAASVVYASVFAAVLASMRSLRTSLVVFDTAVVDLTDQLHDPVEVLFGTQLGGGTDINRAIAYCQGLVARPADTIMVLISDLYEGGVREEMLRRIGALTAAGVQVVVLLALSDEGAPAYDRENAAALAALGVPAFACTPDAFPELMAAAIERRDLAEWAERHASPG, encoded by the coding sequence ATGCGGCGGTGGCGGCTCGTGCTCGGCGGCGAGCGCGCCGACGGGACCGGGGTGTCGCTGACCGGCGACGACGCCCGGATGGACGGGGCGCTGGAGAAGCTCTACGGCGGCGGTGGCGACGAGGGCCGGCCGCGGCCCGGGCGGCGCAGCGCCGGCCTCGGCGACTCGGCGCCCTCGGTGGCGCGGTGGCTCGGCGACATCCGCGAGTACTTCCCGTCCAGCGTCGTGCAGGTCATGCAGAAGGACGCGATCGAGCGGCTCGACCTCACCCGGCTGCTGCTGGAGCCGGAGATGCTCGACGCCGTCGAACCCGACGTGCACCTGGTCGGGACGCTGCTGTCGCTGAACCGGGTCATGCCGGACCGGGCGCGGGAGTCGGCGCGGGCCGTCGTGCGCGCGGTCGTCCGCGACCTGGAGCGGCGGCTCGCGCAGCGGACGCGGTCGGCGGTCGGCGGCGCGCTCGACCGGTCGGCGCGGGTGCTGCGGCCGCGCCGGCTCGCCGACGTCGACTGGGAGCGGACGATCCGCGCGAACCTGCGGCACTACCTGCCCGAGCACGGCACGCTCGTCCCGGAGCGGCTGATCGGGTACGGGCGGCGGCGGCAGGCCGTGAAGCGGGACGTGGTCCTCGCCGTCGACCAGAGCGGGTCGATGGCGGCGTCGGTGGTGTACGCGAGCGTGTTCGCCGCGGTGCTGGCGTCGATGCGGTCGCTGCGCACCTCGCTCGTCGTGTTCGACACGGCGGTGGTCGACCTCACCGACCAGCTGCACGACCCGGTCGAGGTGCTGTTCGGCACGCAGCTCGGCGGCGGCACCGACATCAACCGGGCGATCGCCTACTGCCAGGGCCTCGTCGCCCGTCCGGCCGACACGATCATGGTGCTGATCAGCGACCTGTACGAGGGCGGCGTCCGGGAGGAGATGCTGCGCCGGATCGGGGCGCTGACGGCGGCGGGCGTGCAGGTGGTGGTGCTGCTCGCCCTGTCGGACGAGGGCGCGCCCGCCTACGACCGCGAGAACGCGGCGGCGCTGGCGGCGCTGGGCGTCCCGGCGTTCGCGTGCACCCCGGACGCGTTCCCCGAGCTGATGGCCGCCGCGATCGAGCGCCGCGACCTCGCGGAGTGGGCGGAGCGCCACGCGTCACCGGGGTGA
- a CDS encoding DUF6777 domain-containing protein yields the protein MREIHSPFVRRRAAAAAVAALALAAGALAGCGDAGAAITRLTVGSPGPEPYTLVAGTDETGVKERPRAGGTKTGDSPGLYGGTRRASTCDQRKLIEFLQANPDKARAWAGVQGIPVSDIPRYVSRLTPVLLRTDTLVTNHGYGNGRATSGPAVLQAGMGVLVNGYGVPAVKCNCGNPLTPPEKKISTGNASYTGRSWPGFERRNVTRIAPRDSRKGTITAFVLVDPGATMGFERPRATAGEADGPPAELPPTETEVPASGTPSPSDSGPRSPGVESPGTESPGTQSPGLESPGTEPPGTGSPEPGTSPGSAGVTSGDPGTGIGTEPPDGDGPGDPVSLPPATEPAPAIS from the coding sequence ATGCGTGAGATCCATTCACCATTTGTCCGGCGGCGGGCGGCCGCGGCGGCGGTCGCGGCGCTGGCGCTCGCGGCGGGCGCGCTCGCCGGCTGCGGGGACGCGGGCGCGGCCATCACCCGGCTGACCGTCGGATCGCCCGGCCCCGAGCCCTACACGCTGGTCGCCGGCACCGACGAGACGGGCGTCAAGGAGCGGCCGCGGGCGGGCGGCACGAAGACCGGCGACTCCCCCGGCCTCTACGGCGGGACGCGGCGGGCGTCCACCTGCGACCAGCGGAAGCTGATCGAGTTCTTGCAGGCCAACCCCGACAAGGCACGGGCGTGGGCGGGCGTGCAGGGCATCCCGGTGAGCGACATCCCGCGCTATGTGTCGCGGCTGACGCCGGTGCTGCTGCGCACCGACACGCTCGTCACCAACCACGGCTACGGCAACGGGAGGGCGACCAGCGGGCCCGCCGTCCTCCAGGCCGGAATGGGCGTTCTCGTCAATGGCTACGGGGTGCCGGCGGTGAAGTGCAATTGCGGCAATCCGCTCACCCCGCCCGAGAAAAAGATCTCCACCGGGAACGCGTCCTATACTGGCCGGTCCTGGCCGGGATTCGAGCGGCGGAATGTCACCAGGATCGCGCCGCGGGATTCCCGGAAGGGGACGATCACCGCCTTCGTGCTCGTGGACCCGGGCGCGACGATGGGGTTCGAGCGGCCCCGCGCGACCGCCGGCGAGGCGGACGGGCCGCCCGCGGAACTGCCGCCCACCGAGACCGAGGTCCCCGCGAGCGGCACGCCGTCGCCGTCCGACTCGGGCCCGCGCTCGCCCGGGGTCGAGTCGCCCGGCACCGAGTCGCCGGGGACGCAGTCGCCGGGCCTCGAATCGCCGGGCACCGAGCCGCCCGGCACCGGCTCGCCCGAGCCCGGAACCTCTCCGGGGTCGGCGGGCGTGACGTCCGGCGACCCGGGTACGGGCATCGGGACGGAGCCACCGGACGGGGACGGGCCGGGCGACCCGGTCTCGCTCCCGCCGGCCACGGAGCCGGCCCCCGCGATCTCCTGA
- a CDS encoding helix-turn-helix transcriptional regulator, with protein MSSQSDVAPAAGPADACAVRVVDPEKVAIVTAALPGTETITELAQVFGLLSDPGRLRVIIALLEGGEMCVCDIAASCGHSESAVSHALRLLRANRVVRVRRAGRMAYYRLDDSHVRMLLDLALTHIGHGEEGT; from the coding sequence ATGAGCAGTCAGTCAGATGTCGCGCCCGCCGCGGGCCCCGCCGACGCGTGCGCCGTCCGGGTGGTCGATCCCGAGAAGGTCGCGATCGTCACCGCCGCGCTGCCGGGCACGGAGACGATCACCGAGCTGGCGCAGGTGTTCGGGCTGCTGTCCGACCCCGGCCGGCTGCGGGTGATCATCGCGCTGCTCGAAGGGGGCGAGATGTGCGTGTGCGACATCGCCGCGTCCTGCGGGCACTCGGAGTCCGCGGTCTCGCACGCGCTGCGGCTGCTGCGCGCCAACCGCGTCGTCCGGGTCCGCCGCGCCGGCCGGATGGCCTACTACCGGCTGGACGACTCGCACGTCCGGATGCTGCTCGACCTCGCCCTCACCCACATCGGCCACGGGGAGGAAGGCACATGA
- a CDS encoding cation diffusion facilitator family transporter: MSGHGRADGSGGHGHGHGHAISAGADRRLLGGALALILVFMAVETAIGLISGSLALISDAAHMMTDAFAIALALVAMRIAARPPKGGYTFGLRRAEILSAQLNGLTLILLAAYFSYEGVRRLIEPPDVEGQFVFWTALAGIAVNVAATFLISRADRSSLNVEGAFQHILNDLFAFIATAIAGLLVWTAGLARADAVASLVVAALMVKAGYGLLRDAGRVLMEAAPAGLDPSELGARLARRPCVEEVHDLHVWEVSSGYPALSAHVLVDTQGDCHAVRRDLQELLRDAYGITHTTLEVDHVAERAGGAHVHCEDAHGPRHVAEAGGPHDHAGSAPCDH, encoded by the coding sequence ATGAGCGGGCACGGCAGGGCGGACGGGAGCGGCGGCCACGGCCACGGGCACGGGCACGCGATCTCGGCGGGCGCCGACCGGCGGCTGCTCGGCGGCGCGCTGGCGCTGATCCTCGTCTTCATGGCGGTCGAGACGGCGATCGGCCTGATCTCCGGCTCGCTGGCCCTGATCTCCGACGCCGCGCACATGATGACCGACGCGTTCGCGATCGCGCTGGCGCTGGTCGCGATGCGCATCGCCGCGCGCCCGCCCAAGGGCGGCTACACCTTCGGCCTGCGCCGCGCCGAGATCCTGTCCGCGCAGCTCAACGGGCTGACGCTGATCCTGCTCGCGGCCTACTTCAGCTACGAGGGCGTCCGCCGGCTGATCGAGCCGCCCGACGTCGAGGGCCAGTTCGTGTTCTGGACGGCCCTCGCCGGCATCGCCGTCAACGTCGCCGCGACCTTCCTGATCAGCCGGGCCGACCGGAGCAGCCTGAACGTCGAGGGCGCGTTCCAGCACATCCTCAACGACCTGTTCGCGTTCATCGCCACGGCGATCGCCGGCCTGCTGGTGTGGACGGCCGGCCTGGCCCGCGCCGACGCGGTCGCCTCGCTGGTGGTGGCGGCGCTGATGGTCAAGGCCGGGTACGGGCTGCTGCGGGACGCCGGCCGGGTGCTCATGGAGGCCGCGCCGGCGGGCCTCGACCCGTCCGAGCTCGGCGCCCGGCTGGCCCGCCGCCCCTGCGTGGAGGAGGTCCACGACCTGCACGTGTGGGAGGTCAGCTCCGGCTACCCGGCGCTGTCGGCGCACGTGCTCGTCGACACGCAGGGCGACTGCCACGCCGTCCGCCGCGACCTCCAGGAGTTGCTGCGCGACGCGTACGGGATCACGCACACGACGCTGGAGGTCGACCACGTCGCCGAGCGGGCGGGCGGCGCGCACGTGCACTGCGAGGACGCGCACGGCCCCCGCCATGTGGCGGAGGCCGGCGGGCCCCACGATCACGCGGGCAGCGCGCCCTGTGATCATTGA
- a CDS encoding glycoside hydrolase family 44 protein: MAAKSRALLAGVLAAALLPWAAPTARAADGPALTVDPAASRHAISPDVYGMNFADEALAKELRLPVRRWGGNATTRYNYLYDETNRGSDWYFENVPGPAPDPAALPDGSETDQFTEQDRRTGTGTILTVPLIGWTPKARDYTCGFGIAKYGPQQGADTQWRPDCGNGVRPDGTNVTGNDPADTSVPAGPEYITDWLAHLTGKYGLAKDGGVRFYNLDNEPDLWHATHRDVHPEGAGYDEMRDQTYAIAAAVKAADPGAKTLGPVGWGFQSLTMSGLDKQTCDREGGDCWSNPPDRAAHGGVPFAAWYLRQMKAYEQEHGTRVLDYFDEHLYPQQSGVALGEAGDAATQELRLRSTRQLWDPTYTDESWIDQPIEFIPRMRRLVEENYPGTKLAITEYNWGALGHLNGAVAQADVLGIFGREGLDLATLWAPPGASDPGAYAFRMYRNYDGAGASFGDTSVAAASADQGALAVYAAERSSDKALTLMIVNKSLTDDLTSTVSITGRSGTAAGHVYRYGADDLASIVREPDVALGPDGFTSTFPASSITLVEIPADAGPPASACKVGYKVLSQWGSGFTAEVTVANTGTSPVSGWTLGFAFAADQRVTHGWSAAWAQDGADVTARDLSWNAAIRPGRSVVIGFNGSSGGTNPPPASFTLNGTPCRQ; the protein is encoded by the coding sequence ATGGCGGCCAAGAGCAGGGCGCTGCTGGCGGGCGTCCTCGCGGCGGCGCTGCTGCCGTGGGCGGCGCCCACCGCGCGGGCGGCGGACGGACCGGCGCTGACCGTCGACCCGGCGGCGTCCCGCCACGCGATCAGCCCCGACGTCTACGGGATGAACTTCGCCGACGAGGCGCTGGCGAAGGAGCTGAGGCTCCCCGTGCGGCGGTGGGGCGGCAACGCGACCACCCGCTACAACTACCTCTACGACGAGACGAACCGGGGCTCGGACTGGTACTTCGAGAACGTCCCCGGCCCGGCCCCCGACCCGGCGGCGCTGCCGGACGGCTCCGAGACCGACCAGTTCACCGAGCAGGACCGCAGGACCGGCACCGGCACGATCCTGACCGTCCCGCTGATCGGCTGGACGCCGAAGGCCCGCGACTACACCTGCGGCTTCGGCATCGCGAAGTACGGGCCGCAGCAGGGCGCCGACACCCAGTGGCGCCCGGACTGCGGCAACGGCGTCAGACCGGACGGCACCAACGTCACCGGCAACGACCCGGCGGACACCAGCGTCCCCGCCGGGCCGGAGTACATCACCGACTGGCTGGCGCACCTGACCGGCAAGTACGGCCTGGCGAAGGACGGCGGCGTCCGGTTCTACAACCTCGACAACGAACCCGACCTCTGGCACGCGACCCACCGGGACGTCCACCCCGAGGGCGCGGGCTACGACGAGATGCGCGACCAGACGTACGCGATCGCGGCCGCCGTGAAGGCCGCCGATCCGGGCGCGAAGACGCTCGGCCCGGTCGGCTGGGGCTTCCAGTCGCTGACGATGTCGGGTCTCGACAAGCAGACGTGCGACCGCGAGGGCGGCGACTGCTGGTCGAACCCGCCGGACCGGGCCGCGCACGGCGGCGTGCCCTTCGCCGCCTGGTACCTCCGGCAGATGAAGGCGTACGAGCAGGAGCACGGCACGCGCGTCCTCGACTACTTCGATGAGCACCTCTACCCGCAGCAGAGCGGGGTCGCGCTCGGCGAGGCCGGCGACGCGGCCACCCAGGAGCTCCGGCTGCGCTCCACCCGCCAGCTCTGGGATCCCACGTACACCGACGAGAGCTGGATCGACCAGCCGATCGAGTTCATCCCGCGCATGCGCCGGCTGGTGGAGGAGAACTACCCCGGCACCAAGCTCGCGATCACCGAGTACAACTGGGGCGCCCTCGGCCACCTCAACGGCGCGGTCGCGCAGGCCGACGTCCTCGGGATCTTCGGGCGGGAGGGCCTGGACCTCGCCACGCTGTGGGCGCCGCCGGGCGCGTCCGACCCGGGCGCCTACGCCTTCCGCATGTACCGGAACTACGACGGCGCCGGGGCGTCCTTCGGCGACACGTCGGTCGCCGCGGCGAGCGCCGACCAGGGCGCGCTGGCCGTGTACGCGGCGGAGCGCTCGTCCGACAAGGCGCTCACGCTGATGATCGTCAACAAGTCGCTCACCGACGACCTGACCAGCACCGTCTCGATCACCGGGCGGTCGGGCACGGCGGCCGGGCACGTCTACCGCTACGGCGCGGACGACCTGGCGTCGATCGTCCGCGAGCCGGACGTGGCGCTCGGCCCGGACGGGTTCACCTCGACGTTCCCCGCGTCCTCGATCACGCTCGTCGAGATCCCGGCGGACGCCGGGCCGCCCGCCTCGGCCTGCAAGGTCGGTTACAAGGTGCTGAGCCAGTGGGGGAGCGGGTTCACGGCGGAGGTCACCGTCGCCAACACCGGCACCTCGCCCGTCTCCGGGTGGACGCTCGGGTTCGCGTTCGCCGCCGACCAGCGCGTCACGCACGGCTGGAGCGCGGCCTGGGCGCAGGACGGCGCGGACGTCACCGCGCGCGACCTGTCCTGGAACGCCGCGATCCGGCCGGGACGCTCGGTCGTGATCGGCTTCAACGGGTCGAGCGGCGGGACGAACCCGCCGCCCGCGTCCTTCACCCTGAACGGCACGCCCTGCCGTCAGTGA
- a CDS encoding cellulase family glycosylhydrolase — MTGSSTAKRALLIAMAALLALVFVPAAPGTAHAAGTGYWHTSGRQLLDSNGQQVRMTGINWFGAETSNFSPHGLWTRGYKDMLDQIKSLKYNTLRLPYTNQLFDSGSAPNSIDYSKNPDLQGLTGLQILDRIVDYAGRIGLKVVLDRHRPDAGGQSALWYTDAYPESRWISDWEMLARHYAGNTTVIGADLHNEPHAPACWGCGDQSRDWRLAAERAGNAILAVNSNWLIIVEGVDGYDGDNYWWGGNLQGAAQYPVRLDVPNRLVYSAHDYATSVYPQPWFDDPAFPSNMAAIWDKNWGHLYKNNVAPVLLGEFGTTLTDARDQTWLRTLMAYLGTGASGMSFTFWSWNPNSGDTGGILNGDWTTVNTAKQSYLDPYLLGAFDSGGGDPGDPGDPGDPPGVSCEVAYQVQNSWQGGFTAQVTITNTGSEALNGWTLGFAFPGDQRISQGWSATWSQSGVDVTAKSMDWNGALAAGASITAGFQATGSAAGAPAAFDLNDQPCEA; from the coding sequence ATGACCGGATCCTCCACGGCCAAGCGCGCCCTCCTGATCGCCATGGCCGCGCTGCTGGCGCTGGTGTTCGTCCCCGCCGCACCGGGCACGGCCCATGCCGCCGGCACCGGCTACTGGCACACCAGCGGACGGCAGCTGCTCGACTCCAACGGGCAGCAGGTGCGGATGACGGGCATCAACTGGTTCGGCGCCGAGACGTCGAACTTCTCCCCGCACGGGCTCTGGACGCGCGGCTACAAGGACATGCTCGACCAGATCAAGAGCCTGAAGTACAACACGCTGCGGCTGCCCTACACCAACCAGCTGTTCGACTCCGGCAGCGCGCCCAACAGCATCGACTACTCCAAGAACCCCGACCTCCAGGGCCTGACCGGGCTGCAGATCCTCGACAGGATCGTCGACTACGCCGGGCGGATCGGGCTCAAGGTCGTCCTCGACCGGCACCGCCCCGACGCCGGCGGCCAGTCCGCGCTCTGGTACACCGACGCCTACCCCGAGTCGCGGTGGATCTCCGACTGGGAGATGCTCGCCCGGCACTACGCGGGCAACACCACGGTCATCGGCGCCGACCTGCACAACGAGCCGCACGCCCCGGCGTGCTGGGGCTGCGGCGACCAGAGCAGGGACTGGCGGCTCGCGGCCGAGCGGGCCGGGAACGCGATCCTCGCCGTCAACTCCAACTGGCTGATCATCGTCGAGGGCGTGGACGGCTACGACGGCGACAACTACTGGTGGGGCGGCAACCTCCAGGGCGCCGCGCAGTACCCGGTGCGGCTGGACGTCCCGAACCGGCTCGTCTACTCCGCGCACGACTACGCCACGTCCGTCTACCCGCAGCCGTGGTTCGACGACCCCGCCTTCCCGTCCAACATGGCGGCGATCTGGGACAAGAACTGGGGCCACCTCTACAAGAACAACGTGGCGCCCGTGCTGCTCGGCGAGTTCGGGACGACCCTCACCGACGCGCGCGACCAGACCTGGCTGCGCACGCTGATGGCCTACCTCGGCACGGGCGCGAGCGGGATGTCCTTCACCTTCTGGTCGTGGAACCCCAACTCGGGCGACACCGGCGGCATCCTCAACGGGGACTGGACGACCGTCAACACCGCCAAGCAGTCCTACCTCGACCCGTACCTGCTCGGCGCCTTCGACTCGGGCGGCGGCGACCCCGGCGATCCGGGCGACCCCGGTGACCCGCCGGGCGTCTCCTGCGAGGTCGCGTACCAGGTGCAGAACAGCTGGCAGGGCGGGTTCACGGCACAGGTCACCATCACCAACACAGGCTCGGAGGCGCTGAACGGCTGGACGCTCGGCTTCGCCTTCCCCGGCGACCAGAGGATCAGCCAGGGGTGGAGCGCGACCTGGTCCCAGTCCGGGGTCGACGTGACCGCGAAGAGCATGGACTGGAACGGCGCGCTCGCGGCCGGCGCGTCCATCACGGCCGGGTTCCAGGCGACGGGATCGGCGGCCGGCGCGCCCGCCGCGTTCGACCTCAACGACCAGCCCTGCGAGGCCTGA
- a CDS encoding cellulose binding domain-containing protein: MRARLKSCAVLAAALLAIPLYYVAPASAATQLCVATDTTPVGGGAYIAQNNIWGADTPQCITVDGTSFTVDSAGHNNATNGAPAAYPSFFKGCHWGQCTSDSGLPVQVGGMPAVTSDWSTTQPSSGSYNVSYDLWYDSHPSTETDPDGAEVMIWLNHRGGVQPAGSRVASGVQISGATWDVWYSRMNWNYIAFVRTSGTTSVDDLDLRAFTADAVSRGYIDNAWYLIGVEAGFELWQGGAGLATNSFGVEVGGPTTPPTTDPPTTPPPSSDGCSAALRTDNAWNSGFTATVTVTNDGDAPLSGWSADWTFSGDQRVVNGWNATVTQSGSSVHAVNANYNGAVPAHGSTSFGFQGTGSAPGAPAITCTAR, encoded by the coding sequence ATGAGAGCGCGTCTGAAGAGCTGTGCCGTCCTTGCCGCGGCCCTGCTGGCGATCCCCCTGTACTACGTGGCCCCCGCGTCCGCCGCGACGCAGCTGTGCGTCGCCACCGACACCACCCCGGTCGGCGGCGGCGCGTACATCGCGCAGAACAACATCTGGGGTGCCGACACCCCGCAGTGCATCACCGTGGACGGGACGTCCTTCACCGTCGACTCGGCCGGGCACAACAACGCCACCAACGGCGCCCCGGCCGCGTACCCGTCCTTCTTCAAGGGCTGCCACTGGGGCCAGTGCACCTCCGACAGCGGCCTGCCCGTGCAGGTCGGCGGCATGCCGGCCGTCACCAGCGACTGGAGCACGACGCAGCCGTCCTCGGGCTCCTACAACGTCTCCTACGACCTCTGGTACGACAGCCACCCGAGCACCGAGACCGACCCGGACGGCGCCGAGGTCATGATCTGGCTCAACCACCGCGGCGGCGTCCAGCCGGCCGGGTCCCGGGTCGCGAGCGGCGTCCAGATCTCCGGCGCCACCTGGGACGTCTGGTACAGCCGGATGAACTGGAACTACATCGCCTTCGTCCGGACCTCCGGCACCACGTCGGTCGACGACCTCGACCTGCGGGCGTTCACGGCGGACGCGGTGTCGCGCGGCTACATCGACAACGCCTGGTACCTCATCGGCGTCGAGGCCGGGTTCGAGCTGTGGCAGGGCGGAGCGGGCCTCGCGACGAACTCCTTCGGCGTCGAGGTCGGCGGCCCCACCACGCCGCCCACCACCGACCCGCCCACCACGCCTCCGCCGTCCTCGGACGGGTGCTCGGCCGCCCTGCGCACCGACAACGCCTGGAACAGCGGGTTCACCGCCACGGTGACCGTGACCAACGACGGGGACGCGCCGCTGTCCGGCTGGTCGGCGGACTGGACGTTCTCCGGTGACCAGCGCGTCGTCAACGGCTGGAACGCCACCGTGACGCAGAGCGGGTCGTCCGTCCACGCCGTCAACGCGAACTACAACGGCGCCGTGCCCGCGCACGGCTCCACCAGCTTCGGCTTCCAGGGCACCGGGTCCGCGCCCGGCGCCCCGGCCATCACCTGCACGGCCCGCTGA
- a CDS encoding amidohydrolase family protein, translating to MAEPRSDEAVPAFWRALGLPGIIDVHVHFMPQRLMSAVWEYFDEAGPLIGTEWPITYRESEEERLAFLRGLGVRAFTSLAYPHRPRMAESLNDWTAQFAARVPECIQTATFFPEPGVEEYTARALEAGARVFKVHLQVGGFDPRAKELDAVWGMLADAGVPALVHAGSGPVANGYTGPGPFGEVLARHPGLTTIVAHMGAPEFDGFFALADAHEGVHLDTTMVFTSFARLADFPDALLPRLRELGLAGRVLLGTDFPNIPYPYAHQLESLAALDLGDDWLRAVCRDGAARLFGLP from the coding sequence GTGGCCGAACCCCGTTCTGACGAAGCCGTCCCCGCGTTCTGGCGGGCGCTCGGGCTGCCCGGCATCATCGACGTCCACGTCCACTTCATGCCGCAGCGGCTGATGAGCGCGGTGTGGGAGTACTTCGACGAGGCCGGGCCGCTGATCGGCACCGAGTGGCCGATCACCTACCGGGAGTCGGAGGAGGAGCGGCTGGCGTTCCTGCGCGGCCTCGGCGTGCGCGCGTTCACCTCGCTGGCCTACCCGCACCGCCCCCGCATGGCCGAGTCGCTGAACGACTGGACCGCGCAGTTCGCCGCCCGCGTCCCCGAATGCATCCAGACCGCCACGTTCTTCCCCGAGCCCGGCGTCGAGGAGTACACGGCCCGCGCCCTTGAGGCGGGCGCCCGGGTCTTCAAGGTCCACCTCCAGGTCGGCGGGTTCGACCCGCGCGCCAAGGAGCTGGACGCGGTGTGGGGGATGCTCGCCGACGCGGGGGTGCCGGCGCTCGTGCACGCCGGGTCCGGTCCCGTCGCGAACGGCTACACCGGCCCCGGCCCGTTCGGGGAGGTCCTGGCCCGCCACCCGGGGCTGACGACGATCGTCGCCCACATGGGCGCCCCCGAGTTCGACGGCTTCTTCGCCCTCGCCGACGCCCACGAGGGCGTCCACCTGGACACGACGATGGTGTTCACCAGCTTCGCCCGGCTGGCCGACTTCCCGGACGCGCTGCTGCCCCGGCTCCGCGAGCTGGGCCTGGCGGGGCGCGTCCTGCTCGGCACCGACTTCCCGAACATCCCGTACCCGTACGCGCACCAGCTGGAGTCGCTGGCCGCGCTCGACCTCGGCGACGACTGGCTGCGCGCGGTCTGCCGGGACGGCGCCGCCCGGCTGTTCGGGCTGCCGTAG
- a CDS encoding alpha/beta hydrolase family protein encodes MRLRGVAGAGFIVAVAGLAASIAAGGAAPSAGRAGGAAVVGERRRRRRVLDLAVRSPVLDDVARVRLLLPRGWSRDAARTWPALWLLHGAGAGRDGHTAWSDHTDIEELTEDAGVLVVMPDGGPCGNYTDWWNRGSGGAPQWETFHLAELRQILERGYRAGPDRAIAGNAMGGLGALAYAARHRGLFRAAASFSGPLHTLYRDPSGLDVADLVELGVAIGAPGLDWTDVWGDPDEQRVVWRQHNPYDLAGRLAGVRLHISAGDGDPGAYDPRPGAGPDVLERLARTVGEEFAGKLGKLGIPVTTHFYRGTHTWPYWRRELRRALPGLLAELG; translated from the coding sequence ATGCGGCTGCGCGGTGTGGCGGGAGCGGGATTCATCGTTGCGGTCGCCGGGCTCGCGGCGTCCATCGCGGCGGGCGGCGCGGCCCCCTCGGCCGGCCGCGCGGGCGGCGCCGCGGTGGTCGGCGAGCGCCGGCGCCGCCGCCGCGTCCTCGACCTCGCCGTCCGCTCGCCCGTCCTGGACGACGTCGCCCGCGTGCGGCTGCTGCTGCCGCGCGGCTGGTCGCGGGACGCGGCCCGCACCTGGCCGGCGCTGTGGCTGCTGCACGGCGCCGGCGCCGGCCGGGACGGCCACACCGCCTGGAGCGACCACACCGACATCGAGGAGCTGACCGAGGACGCCGGCGTGCTCGTGGTCATGCCCGACGGCGGCCCCTGCGGCAATTACACCGACTGGTGGAATCGCGGAAGCGGCGGCGCGCCGCAATGGGAGACGTTCCATCTCGCCGAACTCCGGCAGATCCTGGAGCGCGGATACCGCGCCGGCCCGGACCGCGCCATCGCCGGGAACGCGATGGGCGGGCTCGGCGCGCTGGCCTACGCGGCCCGGCACCGCGGCCTGTTCCGGGCGGCGGCCTCGTTCAGCGGGCCGCTGCACACCCTGTACCGCGACCCGTCCGGGCTCGACGTCGCCGACCTCGTCGAGCTGGGCGTCGCGATCGGCGCCCCCGGCCTCGACTGGACGGACGTCTGGGGCGACCCCGACGAGCAGCGCGTCGTGTGGCGCCAGCACAACCCCTACGACCTGGCGGGCCGCCTCGCCGGCGTCCGCCTGCACATCAGCGCGGGCGACGGCGACCCCGGCGCTTACGACCCGCGGCCCGGGGCCGGGCCGGACGTGCTGGAGCGCCTCGCCCGCACGGTCGGCGAGGAGTTCGCCGGCAAGCTCGGGAAGCTGGGCATCCCGGTCACGACGCACTTCTACCGGGGCACCCACACCTGGCCGTACTGGCGGCGGGAGCTGCGCCGGGCGCTGCCGGGCCTGCTGGCCGAGCTCGGCTGA